From candidate division WOR-3 bacterium, one genomic window encodes:
- the rpmD gene encoding 50S ribosomal protein L30 has product MKKLKVKLIKSLIDEKEEHKRTARALGLRRLGAERVHNDSPVVRGMIFKIRHLVKVEEL; this is encoded by the coding sequence ATGAAAAAGTTGAAGGTTAAACTGATTAAGAGTCTTATTGACGAGAAAGAGGAGCACAAGCGGACCGCACGGGCGCTGGGATTGCGAAGGCTTGGGGCGGAAAGGGTGCACAACGATTCGCCGGTTGTTCGGGGAATGATTTTTAAAATCAGGCATCTGGTAAAGGTGGAGGAGTTATGA
- a CDS encoding translocation/assembly module TamB produces the protein MRFKRRWWLLVFGFVIGLLVVVVLFRQEVGRLVLKRTLAALSKGINGEITYGNISGDIFSAPQVSDLRIVLNSDSILIKRLGVRYDILSLIRGKIVLRDVQLDSVRAYCSGVRTEVGAGQPIKSWSFPDITVRQLAVKGGAVYIKDEKRIDSLRINLRLRARKSVAVLNLDSAQFLMVKESLALRHIGARVELTGDSLKMSEVQAMSRGSRFRGSVGIDLRSREVTAEVTELSVNLTEILHIPGRVWFQGEAEVGEKRKVAAGRWVADGLLWRRVNLPRLTGGFNLQESTFQLTLAGSDREIGRFALDGWVDLQRFDFTASIQVDSLAVSRLEPTLPDFRLSAQFQSSGVLGSLSSLLGYKRDSSLTDSINLLVKGKVTELGIDTLNAVVDYRQGGVQLRSLTLRGPVGNFDFVGVARAGLLKARCDMENFDLNVAGRLFNVELTGRADGELSAFWEKDSWGFSGVVYFDGFRWSKVEITNGLIAADVNGSGPLRGNFVDRMAGRLALGGEGIVVANQEWNAGQLVWTGPDFEVRFDRENARCGALGELHFQGRAVVCSLNMLEYATEKETLALLEPCRLVLSDSVVDLTGVKFAVADGELNLNAKIVKQRSPWFEIGLRHINIRKVQRLLGINTELWGVCDIDVVGGDSVFVKFTGVDFGVPSLSLNLKHIQGSLVAGRAGCHLAGLEFVCRQDTSYIKGDFDWKLSPGFRLTGARLDFALVDPGNWIFEVTKPYVEVTQGVVFGAFKVEWQPAHLVLSGRSRVSRGVIRVPSVATTVDGVEAEITFNEDRLVIEKLSGKSARGTVTAEGIVDLSPSGEIDSVAFKTHFTGVSAVPMPQVYAIGRGDINIVWHQGEERAFISGNTVVDEALVAIGFGGQQGGGNGAAGVDYDIRVRADRGVWLRNREADIELAVDLTVRQVGEEAVYIGELVTRQGNVYYLDHILRVTEGTLTFDNVSRFDPKLDITAELPITHNGKKEQPDKVVLSLTGTLSEPSFVFRTEPPVWDETQILSYLSLNVTMDEISAMEQKEILNRLLSERLLGYFQTQVAKKVREFVSLDYLELETGILSGQGARVTVGKYVGRNLYVSYTQNFTGELSPAFLIEYYLNRRNELIAERSSDGRYSLRYRFKLRY, from the coding sequence ATGCGTTTTAAGCGGCGTTGGTGGCTCCTGGTGTTCGGATTTGTGATTGGTTTGCTGGTAGTGGTGGTTTTATTCCGGCAGGAGGTTGGACGGCTGGTGTTGAAAAGGACACTGGCGGCTTTGAGTAAGGGGATTAACGGCGAGATTACTTACGGTAACATCAGCGGTGATATATTTTCTGCTCCTCAGGTGAGCGATTTAAGGATAGTTTTAAACTCTGATTCAATTCTGATTAAACGGCTCGGGGTACGGTACGACATTCTTTCTTTAATACGGGGTAAAATTGTCCTGCGCGATGTTCAACTGGATAGCGTGCGGGCTTACTGCTCCGGGGTCAGGACAGAAGTCGGTGCCGGGCAACCAATCAAGAGCTGGAGTTTCCCCGATATTACGGTCAGGCAACTGGCAGTGAAGGGCGGTGCGGTTTATATCAAAGACGAGAAACGGATTGATTCGTTGCGGATAAATCTCCGCCTTCGGGCAAGGAAGTCGGTTGCGGTGCTTAACCTTGACTCGGCGCAATTTTTAATGGTTAAGGAAAGTTTGGCACTCCGGCATATCGGTGCCCGGGTGGAGTTGACCGGGGATTCATTAAAGATGAGCGAAGTTCAAGCGATGAGCCGGGGTTCAAGGTTTCGCGGTAGTGTGGGGATTGATTTGAGGTCAAGAGAGGTCACGGCTGAAGTTACCGAGTTGAGTGTCAATCTAACGGAGATTTTGCATATCCCGGGGCGGGTTTGGTTTCAAGGGGAGGCAGAGGTGGGAGAGAAGAGAAAGGTGGCGGCAGGTCGTTGGGTTGCTGATGGGCTGCTCTGGAGGAGAGTGAACCTGCCAAGGCTGACCGGGGGGTTTAATCTTCAGGAGTCAACATTTCAGTTGACGCTTGCCGGTAGTGACCGTGAGATTGGGCGGTTTGCGCTTGATGGGTGGGTTGATTTGCAGCGGTTTGATTTTACCGCCTCAATTCAGGTTGACAGTCTGGCGGTGTCCCGTTTGGAGCCTACGCTACCCGATTTTCGGTTATCGGCACAGTTTCAGTCGAGCGGTGTGCTGGGTTCTCTAAGTTCCTTACTGGGCTATAAGCGAGATTCCAGTCTTACCGATTCAATTAACTTGCTGGTGAAGGGCAAAGTGACCGAATTGGGGATTGATACGCTGAATGCGGTTGTTGATTATCGACAGGGCGGTGTGCAGTTACGAAGTTTGACCCTGAGAGGTCCGGTGGGAAACTTTGACTTCGTCGGTGTGGCGCGTGCCGGGTTGTTGAAGGCGCGGTGTGATATGGAAAATTTTGATTTAAATGTTGCGGGGCGGTTGTTCAATGTTGAACTCACCGGACGTGCGGATGGCGAACTGTCGGCTTTCTGGGAAAAAGATTCCTGGGGTTTTTCCGGTGTTGTTTATTTTGATGGATTCCGCTGGAGTAAAGTGGAGATTACCAACGGTCTTATCGCGGCGGATGTTAATGGCAGTGGTCCGCTGCGGGGAAATTTTGTTGACCGAATGGCGGGCAGATTGGCGCTGGGCGGCGAAGGCATCGTCGTAGCAAATCAGGAGTGGAATGCCGGACAGCTGGTATGGACCGGACCCGATTTTGAAGTGAGGTTTGATCGGGAGAACGCACGCTGCGGTGCGCTGGGCGAGCTGCATTTTCAAGGGCGCGCGGTGGTTTGTTCTTTGAATATGCTGGAGTATGCGACCGAAAAGGAGACGCTTGCCCTTCTTGAACCGTGCCGGCTGGTTTTAAGCGATTCGGTTGTTGACCTGACCGGTGTGAAGTTTGCGGTTGCCGATGGTGAATTAAATCTGAACGCCAAAATTGTTAAGCAGCGGTCACCCTGGTTTGAAATTGGGTTGCGCCATATCAACATCAGGAAGGTACAGCGGTTGCTGGGTATCAATACCGAGTTGTGGGGGGTGTGTGACATTGATGTCGTCGGTGGTGATTCGGTGTTTGTCAAGTTTACCGGGGTTGATTTTGGGGTGCCGAGCCTTTCTTTGAATCTGAAACATATTCAGGGGAGTTTGGTTGCCGGGCGCGCGGGTTGCCATTTAGCAGGGCTGGAGTTCGTGTGCCGCCAGGACACCAGTTATATAAAAGGTGATTTTGACTGGAAATTGAGTCCCGGGTTTCGCTTAACAGGTGCCAGGCTGGACTTTGCGCTTGTTGACCCGGGAAACTGGATTTTTGAGGTGACCAAGCCTTATGTTGAGGTTACCCAAGGGGTCGTGTTTGGTGCGTTCAAGGTGGAATGGCAGCCGGCGCATCTGGTGCTTTCCGGAAGGTCAAGGGTGAGCAGGGGTGTTATCAGGGTACCAAGCGTTGCCACCACAGTAGATGGGGTGGAAGCGGAGATTACATTTAATGAGGACCGGCTGGTCATTGAGAAGTTGAGCGGAAAGAGTGCCCGGGGTACGGTTACTGCTGAGGGGATTGTGGATTTGAGCCCGAGCGGCGAAATCGATTCGGTGGCATTTAAGACCCACTTCACCGGCGTATCAGCGGTGCCGATGCCCCAGGTTTATGCCATTGGTAGGGGGGATATCAACATCGTCTGGCATCAGGGCGAAGAACGGGCGTTTATCTCGGGAAACACGGTGGTGGATGAGGCGCTGGTGGCAATCGGATTTGGTGGTCAGCAGGGTGGTGGCAATGGTGCAGCCGGTGTTGATTATGACATTCGGGTCCGCGCGGACCGCGGTGTTTGGCTGCGCAATCGGGAGGCGGACATTGAACTGGCGGTGGATTTGACGGTCCGTCAGGTGGGTGAGGAGGCGGTGTATATCGGTGAACTTGTTACCCGGCAGGGCAATGTGTACTACCTTGACCACATCCTGCGCGTTACTGAGGGAACGCTGACCTTTGACAATGTGAGCCGATTTGACCCAAAACTTGATATCACCGCGGAATTGCCTATTACCCACAACGGTAAAAAGGAACAGCCGGATAAGGTCGTGCTCAGTTTAACCGGAACGCTTTCGGAACCATCATTTGTATTTCGTACTGAACCGCCGGTGTGGGACGAAACTCAGATTCTCTCTTATTTGAGTTTGAATGTCACGATGGACGAAATTTCCGCAATGGAACAGAAGGAAATTTTGAATAGGCTTTTGTCAGAACGGCTCCTCGGTTATTTCCAGACTCAGGTTGCGAAAAAGGTCAGAGAGTTTGTCAGTCTTGACTATCTCGAACTGGAGACCGGTATTCTTTCGGGACAGGGCGCCCGGGTTACGGTGGGAAAATATGTTGGGCGTAATCTCTATGTTTCTTACACCCAGAACTTTACCGGTGAATTGAGCCCGGCTTTTTTGATTGAGTACTATCTCAATCGGCGCAACGAACTGATTGCCGAGCGTTCTTCAGATGGCAGGTACTCTTTGCGCTATCGTTTTAAACTACGTTATTGA
- the gltA gene encoding NADPH-dependent glutamate synthase produces MAEQPADKRRHNFDEVPYGYTPEQAMAEAQRCLQCKKPSCVGGCPVQVDIPGFIREVAQGNFLEAVKVMKRTNVLPAICGRVCPQEVQCEGACILGKKMEPVAIGNLERFVADWEATQPECVMCEIQPATGKKVAVVGAGPAGLTLAGDMRKLGHSVTIFEALHKPGGVLMYGIPEFRLPKAVVEREVNFLLAMGVELKLDYVIGKIKTIDELLNEYDAVFVGTGAGLPLFMGIPGENSLGIYSANEYLTRSNLMKAYLFPKYDTPIVRGKQVAVIGGGNVAMDAARTALRLGAERVVLIYRRSRDEMPARVAEIHHAEEEGVEFQLLTNPVRYIADESGWVKEVECLRMELGEPDASGRRRPVPVPNSEFRIPVDTVVVAIGNSPNPLIPQTTPGLATTKRGTLVVDPNTGKTTKRGVFAGGDIVTGAATVILAMGAGRVAAKAMDEFLRTGVW; encoded by the coding sequence ATGGCTGAGCAACCGGCAGACAAGCGCCGGCACAACTTTGATGAGGTGCCTTATGGATATACGCCAGAACAGGCGATGGCTGAGGCGCAGCGCTGTCTCCAGTGTAAAAAGCCCTCCTGTGTTGGCGGTTGTCCGGTTCAGGTGGATATTCCAGGATTCATCCGTGAGGTGGCGCAGGGGAATTTTCTGGAAGCGGTTAAGGTGATGAAGCGGACAAATGTGTTGCCGGCGATATGCGGTCGGGTGTGTCCCCAGGAGGTGCAGTGCGAAGGTGCCTGTATATTAGGTAAGAAAATGGAGCCGGTGGCGATTGGCAATCTGGAACGGTTTGTCGCCGATTGGGAAGCGACGCAACCGGAGTGTGTGATGTGCGAGATACAGCCGGCCACGGGCAAGAAGGTGGCGGTTGTTGGTGCCGGACCAGCCGGGTTAACGCTTGCCGGTGATATGAGGAAACTGGGGCACAGTGTCACGATATTTGAGGCGCTGCATAAGCCAGGCGGGGTGCTGATGTACGGGATTCCTGAGTTCCGGTTACCCAAGGCGGTGGTGGAAAGGGAGGTAAACTTTCTGCTCGCGATGGGTGTGGAGTTGAAACTTGATTACGTGATTGGAAAGATCAAGACGATTGATGAGTTGTTGAACGAGTACGATGCGGTTTTTGTTGGCACTGGTGCCGGTTTACCACTTTTTATGGGAATTCCGGGCGAGAATAGTTTGGGGATTTATTCGGCGAATGAGTATCTTACCCGTTCCAATCTGATGAAGGCTTACCTGTTTCCCAAATATGATACGCCGATTGTGCGGGGGAAGCAGGTGGCGGTGATTGGCGGTGGCAATGTAGCGATGGACGCGGCGCGCACCGCATTAAGATTAGGTGCCGAGCGGGTGGTTTTAATCTATCGCCGCTCCCGCGATGAGATGCCGGCACGGGTAGCAGAGATTCATCATGCAGAAGAAGAGGGTGTGGAGTTCCAGTTGTTGACCAATCCGGTGCGTTACATCGCTGATGAGAGTGGCTGGGTTAAAGAGGTGGAGTGTTTGCGAATGGAATTGGGCGAACCGGATGCATCGGGCCGAAGACGGCCGGTGCCGGTACCAAATAGCGAATTTCGTATTCCGGTGGACACGGTGGTAGTGGCGATTGGCAACAGCCCCAATCCGCTTATTCCCCAGACAACACCGGGTTTGGCGACAACCAAGCGGGGAACACTGGTAGTTGACCCGAATACCGGTAAAACCACGAAAAGAGGGGTTTTTGCCGGCGGGGACATCGTTACCGGAGCGGCAACGGTGATTCTGGCAATGGGCGCAGGTAGAGTTGCTGCTAAGGCAATGGATGAGTTCCTGCGCACCGGGGTGTGGTGA
- a CDS encoding D-alanine--D-alanine ligase: protein MSRSDIVRRLRKRKIGVLMGGWSSEREVSLLSGQRVLESLKRQGYQAVGIDINRSFVDQIRQAKIDMAFVILHGRPGEDGTMQGFLELLGIPYTGSGVTASAIAIDKVFTKMLFRQIGIPTPDFVSVGKDDDVAEGLAAAEKRFGYPMIAKPRCEGSSVGIELLEGKRGALDRCERVWRGFSEMLIEPFIDGMIATVGIVGDQVLPILELVPKQQKFYSYEAKYIRGETDFIVPARLSSRVEARIKELAIKAYRELGCKGFARLDLIVKDGRQPYFLEVNTLPGLTDISDLPVQAEAAGITYDDLIFRILADALE from the coding sequence ATGAGTAGAAGCGACATTGTCCGCCGGTTACGGAAAAGGAAAATCGGCGTTCTGATGGGAGGCTGGTCGAGCGAAAGGGAGGTTTCGCTCCTTTCGGGCCAACGGGTTCTGGAATCTTTGAAAAGGCAGGGTTATCAGGCGGTCGGGATTGATATCAACCGGAGTTTTGTCGACCAGATACGCCAGGCAAAGATTGATATGGCGTTTGTCATACTCCATGGCCGGCCCGGTGAAGATGGAACGATGCAGGGTTTTTTAGAACTCCTGGGAATTCCCTATACCGGTTCCGGGGTTACCGCATCGGCGATTGCGATTGACAAAGTGTTCACGAAGATGCTTTTCCGACAGATTGGTATCCCGACGCCGGATTTTGTAAGTGTTGGTAAGGATGATGATGTTGCTGAAGGGTTAGCCGCGGCGGAGAAACGTTTCGGGTATCCGATGATTGCCAAACCGCGCTGCGAGGGTTCGAGCGTGGGAATTGAACTGCTCGAAGGGAAACGGGGCGCACTGGACCGATGCGAGCGGGTCTGGCGCGGTTTTAGTGAGATGCTCATCGAACCTTTTATCGATGGGATGATTGCCACGGTGGGGATAGTTGGTGACCAGGTGTTACCAATTCTCGAACTGGTTCCCAAACAGCAGAAGTTTTACAGTTATGAGGCAAAGTACATTCGGGGCGAAACCGATTTTATTGTACCGGCGCGGCTGAGCAGCCGGGTTGAGGCGAGAATTAAAGAATTGGCGATAAAGGCGTATCGCGAACTGGGTTGCAAAGGTTTCGCCCGCCTTGACTTAATTGTTAAGGACGGTCGCCAGCCTTACTTTCTTGAGGTGAATACCCTTCCTGGATTAACCGACATTTCCGACCTACCGGTGCAAGCCGAAGCGGCCGGAATTACTTATGACGACCTGATTTTCCGGATTCTGGCGGATGCCTTAGAGTGA
- the rplR gene encoding 50S ribosomal protein L18: protein MIRDRKLRRHLSIRHRISGTPERPRLCVFRSNRHMYAQLIDDTTGRVLTAVSSLTPELRDKKGKPTEMALEVGKLVAAKAKERGITKVVFDRAGYRYHGRVKAVAEGARQGGLEF, encoded by the coding sequence ATGATTCGTGACCGAAAGTTAAGAAGGCATTTAAGTATCCGGCACCGGATTTCCGGAACGCCGGAGCGACCCCGGTTGTGTGTTTTTCGGAGTAACCGGCATATGTATGCCCAGTTGATAGACGACACTACCGGTCGGGTGCTAACCGCGGTTTCCAGTTTAACTCCGGAGTTAAGAGACAAAAAAGGGAAACCCACTGAGATGGCGCTTGAGGTGGGTAAACTGGTTGCCGCAAAGGCGAAAGAACGGGGAATAACAAAAGTTGTTTTCGACCGCGCCGGTTATCGCTACCATGGCCGGGTGAAGGCGGTGGCTGAAGGAGCGCGCCAAGGAGGTCTGGAGTTTTGA
- a CDS encoding sulfide/dihydroorotate dehydrogenase-like FAD/NAD-binding protein — protein MVKILKKRQLAPQIKMLELDAPEIARKAQPGQFVVVRVNEEGERIPLTVADALPEQGVLVIVFQEVGKSTMLLGTLEEGEAILDLIGPLGKPSEIERFGTVVCVAGGVGTPEIFPVARALKQAGNRVISIIGFRSRELVLMEEKMRAVSDELIVATDDGSYGVKGFVTDVLREVLNRGEKVDRCFAVGPVIMMKMVSLLTKEYGVPTVVSLNPIMLDATGMCGVCRVEVGGETKFACVDGPEFDGHKVNFDQLMARLRTYVNEEKQAVELFLKSRNCGCEKGTVRG, from the coding sequence TTGGTTAAGATTTTGAAAAAGCGCCAGTTAGCGCCACAAATTAAGATGTTAGAACTGGATGCACCCGAAATCGCCCGCAAGGCACAGCCCGGGCAGTTTGTTGTCGTTAGGGTCAACGAAGAGGGCGAAAGGATACCTTTGACTGTGGCGGATGCGCTTCCCGAGCAAGGGGTTCTGGTTATTGTTTTCCAGGAGGTTGGTAAATCGACGATGCTTCTGGGCACGCTTGAAGAGGGCGAGGCGATTCTGGATTTGATTGGACCGCTGGGAAAGCCAAGCGAAATTGAACGGTTCGGGACGGTGGTGTGTGTTGCCGGCGGGGTCGGAACACCGGAGATTTTTCCTGTTGCCCGGGCGTTGAAACAAGCGGGTAATCGGGTGATTTCAATTATCGGATTTAGAAGTCGGGAACTGGTTTTGATGGAGGAAAAGATGCGTGCGGTTTCCGATGAGTTGATTGTGGCAACTGACGACGGTTCTTACGGCGTTAAAGGTTTTGTCACCGATGTATTGCGGGAGGTATTGAATCGGGGCGAAAAGGTGGATAGATGTTTTGCCGTTGGTCCGGTAATAATGATGAAGATGGTTTCCCTGCTCACCAAAGAGTATGGCGTGCCGACAGTTGTAAGTTTAAATCCGATAATGCTGGATGCGACCGGGATGTGTGGTGTGTGCAGGGTTGAGGTCGGTGGTGAGACAAAGTTTGCCTGTGTGGACGGTCCGGAGTTTGATGGCCATAAGGTAAATTTTGACCAGTTGATGGCACGGTTGAGGACCTATGTTAATGAGGAGAAACAGGCGGTAGAGTTATTCCTTAAATCCCGTAATTGTGGTTGCGAGAAAGGAACTGTCCGTGGCTAA
- a CDS encoding BamA/TamA family outer membrane protein has product MVFLTVIVILGQVAPGMKVDIVRFAGNKSFSHRVLVNIVQVKPGALAMEALLDEDARTLEAFYRNEGFFDVQVEKGLGVVAQKVVATFYIQEGVRAKVADVVFEGNRAFTAERLKRVLKFGAQAPFSLASVKAGTQSLRNLYLNTGYPFVTVEDSFERRDTLVLVRYRVAEGPRCYIRDVRVRGNRSVRTATILQSVEIKKGEMFSRRRLEEAQRRVYAMKVFSRVLFYVIPDSLASDSVVVRFDVVEGAQKGIALGVGLETPPSRALFSVEWEHNNVMNRGQWLIAEVVFSPDLSKNYRSSFDLTWRVPYLFWTRVDFQSHPFFYYERFDSARQREYGIENGLQKDIAPQLRLGLFNRLRLVADTSRGITNSLALSLIYDSRDNFFDPQRGVYFQPGLEGAGGILLGDNDFVRGVADIRVYQSLGRGFVFAVRGLGGRVIPYGRSASVPYYEEFSLGGKNNLRGYPDRALGPDTARGGRYGPVILNANVEVRSPYILRWVGVVGFIDWGQIAGQRDLKLRGFEVGAGFGLRLRTPVGPIRLDWGKRLKGAAAGDWGRIYFGVLHAF; this is encoded by the coding sequence GTGGTTTTTTTAACGGTTATCGTGATTCTGGGACAGGTGGCACCGGGGATGAAGGTTGACATCGTCCGGTTTGCCGGCAATAAGAGTTTTTCGCACCGGGTGCTGGTCAACATTGTTCAGGTTAAACCCGGTGCATTGGCAATGGAGGCGTTACTGGACGAGGATGCGCGCACCCTTGAGGCGTTTTATCGTAATGAAGGTTTTTTTGATGTCCAGGTTGAGAAGGGTCTTGGCGTGGTCGCCCAGAAGGTGGTTGCAACATTCTATATTCAAGAAGGGGTTAGGGCAAAGGTGGCAGATGTGGTTTTTGAGGGAAACAGGGCGTTTACTGCCGAGAGGTTGAAACGGGTCTTGAAGTTTGGTGCCCAAGCACCCTTTTCTCTTGCTTCGGTCAAGGCGGGTACCCAGAGTCTGCGCAATTTGTATCTGAACACCGGATATCCTTTTGTAACGGTTGAGGACAGCTTTGAGCGCCGGGATACATTGGTGTTGGTTAGATATCGTGTTGCGGAGGGACCCCGCTGTTATATAAGGGATGTTCGGGTGCGAGGTAACAGGTCGGTACGCACGGCAACGATTTTGCAGAGCGTGGAGATAAAGAAAGGCGAGATGTTCTCACGGCGCCGGCTCGAGGAGGCACAACGCCGGGTTTATGCGATGAAGGTTTTTTCCCGGGTTCTGTTCTATGTGATTCCGGATTCGCTCGCATCGGATAGCGTTGTGGTGCGGTTTGATGTGGTAGAAGGGGCGCAAAAGGGTATCGCCCTTGGCGTTGGTCTGGAAACGCCGCCCAGTCGGGCGCTCTTTTCGGTTGAATGGGAGCACAACAATGTGATGAATCGCGGGCAGTGGTTGATTGCCGAGGTTGTTTTTAGCCCGGATTTAAGCAAGAATTACCGGAGCAGTTTTGACCTGACCTGGCGGGTGCCTTATCTGTTTTGGACCCGGGTTGATTTTCAGAGCCATCCCTTCTTTTACTACGAGCGGTTTGACTCGGCACGGCAGCGTGAGTACGGAATAGAAAATGGTCTGCAAAAGGATATCGCACCTCAGTTGCGGCTCGGTCTGTTCAATCGGTTGCGGTTAGTTGCCGATACGAGCCGGGGGATAACCAATTCTCTGGCGCTGAGTTTGATATACGACTCGCGGGACAACTTTTTTGACCCGCAACGCGGTGTGTATTTCCAGCCCGGTCTTGAAGGCGCGGGTGGTATTTTGCTCGGGGACAATGACTTTGTCCGCGGGGTGGCGGACATCCGTGTCTATCAGTCACTGGGGCGGGGCTTTGTTTTCGCCGTGCGGGGGTTAGGAGGCAGGGTGATTCCTTATGGCAGGTCAGCCTCGGTACCTTATTACGAAGAGTTTTCGCTGGGCGGCAAGAACAATCTGCGGGGTTATCCGGACCGGGCTCTGGGACCGGATACGGCGCGCGGTGGCAGGTATGGACCGGTTATTTTGAATGCCAATGTTGAGGTGCGAAGCCCTTATATCCTGCGCTGGGTTGGGGTTGTTGGTTTTATCGATTGGGGTCAGATTGCCGGTCAGAGGGATTTGAAACTACGGGGATTTGAAGTTGGCGCCGGTTTTGGTTTACGGCTGCGGACGCCGGTGGGCCCGATTCGGCTTGACTGGGGAAAACGTTTGAAAGGTGCGGCCGCCGGAGATTGGGGCAGAATTTATTTCGGGGTGTTGCATGCGTTTTAA
- the rplO gene encoding 50S ribosomal protein L15 yields the protein MRINELKPATGAVKKKKRVGCGPGSGHGKTSCRGHKGMGQHSAPEFDSRFEGGQMPFYRRIPKRGFKNPSRVEFEVVNLDDLAKVKEEQITVETLIKNKLVRRGKYVKVLGKGEINRPITITAHAFSATARQKIEEAGGKVTVLALKPTGVVN from the coding sequence ATGAGAATAAATGAACTGAAACCGGCAACCGGTGCTGTGAAGAAGAAGAAACGGGTTGGTTGCGGACCCGGTTCCGGGCACGGTAAAACATCGTGTCGGGGCCACAAGGGTATGGGACAACATTCGGCACCGGAGTTTGATTCCCGTTTTGAAGGCGGCCAGATGCCCTTCTACCGGCGGATTCCCAAGCGCGGTTTTAAAAACCCGAGCCGGGTTGAGTTTGAAGTGGTAAACCTTGACGACCTGGCGAAAGTGAAAGAGGAGCAGATTACGGTTGAGACGCTGATAAAAAATAAACTGGTCCGGCGGGGAAAGTATGTCAAAGTCCTTGGCAAAGGCGAAATAAACCGGCCAATTACGATAACCGCCCATGCATTCTCGGCAACCGCCCGACAGAAGATTGAAGAAGCAGGGGGCAAGGTTACGGTTCTCGCCCTGAAACCGACGGGGGTTGTTAATTGA
- the rpsE gene encoding 30S ribosomal protein S5, with protein MIEVLTDSEVVQQEPELIERVINIKRISKVMKGGKRMRISAAVVVGDGKGQVGVGHGKAVEVAVAVRKAAARARKEMVKISFRGHTIPHETTGKFGATKVLIKPAAPGTGLIACPQVRAVLEAVGLRDALSKAYGSRNHYNTAKATIIALSRLRTLDQVAAARNKPIGYFVERKGDEKVEG; from the coding sequence TTGATTGAGGTTTTAACTGATAGTGAGGTTGTTCAGCAGGAACCCGAACTTATTGAACGGGTAATCAATATAAAGCGAATTTCCAAGGTGATGAAAGGTGGCAAGCGGATGCGGATTTCGGCCGCGGTGGTTGTGGGCGATGGTAAAGGACAGGTCGGAGTGGGACACGGCAAAGCGGTAGAGGTGGCTGTGGCGGTACGGAAGGCGGCAGCGCGCGCGCGCAAGGAGATGGTGAAAATCTCTTTTCGTGGTCATACGATACCCCATGAGACGACGGGAAAGTTTGGAGCGACAAAGGTATTAATTAAGCCGGCGGCACCGGGTACCGGTCTGATCGCCTGTCCGCAGGTGCGAGCGGTTTTGGAGGCGGTCGGGTTGCGCGATGCCTTGAGCAAAGCGTACGGTTCACGTAACCACTACAACACCGCCAAGGCAACAATAATTGCTCTGTCCCGGTTGCGCACGCTTGACCAGGTAGCAGCGGCGCGCAACAAACCGATAGGGTATTTTGTAGAACGGAAGGGCGATGAAAAAGTTGAAGGTTAA